The genomic segment ATTAGCAAAGTTGTTCAGTTTCTCTTCTAATAGATCCATTCCTTCAGTTAGTTTCTGGATCCGCATTTCATCAAGTTCACAACGTGGTCTAACTCCTCCTAGCACGGCTGAACCATATTGAACACGGTTCCCCCCTATCATTCGCAATAATTCCATTACTGTTTCTCTGATGTAAAATAGACGCATTGAAAATGTTTCATGACCTAATACTTCAGATCCATGGGCTAAATAGAGAATATGACTATGTAACCTCTCTAGTTCACCCATTATAACCCTTATGTAAACTGCTCGTTCTGGTACTTCTATTCCCAGTGCTATTTCTCCCACTCGGCATGAGTTCCAGATGTGGCTGTTAGAACATATCCCACATATTTTTTCAGTGAGACTGTTGGCTTTTTCAACTGGTAAGCCTTCCATGATCCGCTCTACTCCCCTGTGGTTGACTCCCACAGTCATCTCTGCATCGCGGACGATCTCATCTTCCACGAAGAGTCTTAGCCGGTATGGTTCAAGGGCTCCAGGGTGAACTGTTCCCATGGGAACTTCTGCCTCTATTACCGTCCGGTTTTCTTTATCATCGTCCATTATGTTACACCTTCATGAGTTTTATTATAAATTCGTGATATTGATTTTATTCTTTTAGATATTTCAGTCGGCATTCAATAGGAGAGGTAATGCCGATACTAACCCTGCTACAATGTCTTGTGGCCTTACAGCACAACCTGGAACTTTAGCATCAACTGGTATGATTTGATCCACAGGTCCTGAGATTTCTTCTGAGGGTATGTCACCATGACAGTTCTTATAAACTCCACCCATCAGGGCACAAGCCCCTGCAGCCACAACAGCTTTAGGTTCAGGTATGGCTTTGTAAATTTCGCGTAGTGGCTGTTCATTGTATTTGGTAACCGGCCCAGTGACAACTAAGACATCTGCTTCTCGTGGGTTCCATGTTAGAAATACTTTGTACTGTTCAGCGTCAAATTTTGGGGAGAGTATACAGTTTACTATCTCTATATCGCAGCCGTTGCATCCTCCTGTGTACACTAACATAACATGTACTGCTCGACCACGAGAATATGATTTTAGGCTCATATGATTCCTCTTCAATATTTTTGTATAGTTTTGATTAAAATGTTCATTCAGAGATTTTTCCTAATCTTTTCTTTTCCTTATAATGGTATTATCTGCTAAAAATTGGGATATATATGCGATTTTATCTTCAGATATCTTTACAGGCTTTTCCATCAACTCTGATATGTCTAAATCAATTTCACCAACATCATTGGGATGTATGGTTCCTGCTTCTCCAAACAACGCATATATGGGGCAGAAATCATGACAATAATAACATGTTACACATTTTTCACTGTGAAGTACGGGTAACTGGGTTTTTACCAAGCCTTCCATTAGTTCAACTGGTTCATCTAGGTCTACCATTTCTATGGCTTCAGTGGGGCATACATTCTTACATCCTCCACATCCAATACAGGAAACCTTGGCCACTTTTTCAGTAGGTGTTACCCTCCCTTCTAGGATCATGTTCCTGACTTCCATGTCTGTAACCCGGTCACTGGCGAATAATATCCTTTTTAGATTGGTGTAAGCACCTTCCAGGAATATAAGGACTAAATTTTTCATGGTTCCACCTCAAATTCCCTTTCAAATAGTATGGCCTTGGCAGGGCAAGCATTACGGCATGCACCACAATAGATGCACTTAGCATCATCCACCACCATCTTCCCGTCATCATCCTCTTTGATGGCTTCTTCTGGACATATTTTGGCGCATAGTTTGCAGTTCATGCACAGTTTGTCTTGCACAAAGGTGAATCCTTCCTTAATTGCTTTCTTGTGCATGGTTGTGGTTGGAATGGCATTGGTAGGACAGTGGATTGCACATTTTTCACATAGGACACACTTCTTAGTATCAACTTCTATAGTGCCTCTATGAAGGGTGATGGCCTCTTTGGGACAAACTTCTGCACATATTCCACAGGAAATACAGTCTTCTGAGACAGATCCATCCCAGGTGACTTTTTTAATGCTTCGGGCTTCGTTAACATCACATGCCTTGACACACTTTCCACATGAAACACAGAATCCTTTAATTCTTCTTTCTGGTTCGTCAGATAATCTGAGGGTTCCCACTGGACAGGCTTCAATACAGGGAGTAGTTTCACATTCCTCACATAAAGTGGGATCATATCGTAAGTGGCCGTCGATCATTTGAAGTGCACCCTTTTCACAAGCTTCAGCACAAAGGCCGCAGTTTAGGCATGATACTATTTTTCCTTCTATTTTTTCCCAAATATCCAGTTTATTGATCTTTACCTGGAAATCATCCACAAATATGGCTTGGTTAGGACATTCTTTCATGCATTTAAGACATAATGTACATTTTTCCGGATCTATTGTGCAGTTTTCTATGGCACCAACAGGGCATACATCTTCACAGACTCGGCATTCTGTGCATTTACCTGGAGGTTCTACATCAACAATTATAGCCCCTGTGGGACAGTAGTATTCGCAACGTCGGCAAAGGGTGCATTTATCATTGTCAGTGACTAGGCTGATTCTTTCGGCAGTTTCATCCACCTTCTTTGAGCGGATAGGTGGTTGAATTGTCAAGTTCAATGATTCCAGGAATTTGAGTTGTCGGTCTTCAATGAGGTCGTATGCATCTACTCGTGCTTTTTCAGGACATGCCGGGACACATATGCCACATCGAGCACATATTCCTTTCACTACACCATCTTCGATTGTGATGTTGTTTACAGGACAGGTAAGCTCGCAAACACCGCAGGCATTGCACTTTGCCCTGTCAACCACATATCCTCCATATTTGTTGCGTGAAATGGCCCGGTTGGGGCATGCTTCTGCGCAGGCACCGCAAGTTATGCAACTGAATGCTTTACCTTCAACCATGCGAATAGCACCTGTAGGGCATTCTTTGATGCATTCTCCACTGCCTTTGCATTTTTTGGTTGTTAAAAACATGAGTTTTACCTTCCAACTTATTTTTTAGTTATTTAGTGAATGGATGAGTGATTTCCCACCAATAATTTTGATTACTCCTTTTACAGATTATGTTTAATTAGGTTAATTCTGTGTTTTTTGAGGGATTTTTTCCCTTCCCAATATTAATTTGCCCAAAATGATTCCAATTGCCGCAGCTAGAAAACCATTAGCTAATGGAATATCCTTATAGTAAGGGAATGGGCCCAGTAAATAAGCAATTATAAAGGCAACTATGATGAAAATTAGATACACTGAGGCGTTAAATTTGAGTCCGCTCTCGGAATTTATCCTAATTCTGGTTCCCAGGATGAATCCAAGTAAGAATCCAAAGATTAGTGGCCCATAATATATTATCATTATTCGATCTCCTCTATTGGTTCATCAACAGCTTCTTCACCATATTCCCTGAAAGCCAGGAATGCGTATACTATTGCAGATAACCCTACCATGACCTTTAATCCAACCACGAAGTTTAGGTAGGGCACTATTCCCGCGTTTGTGGGGTCGGAATAGTTGAATATGGCTTGTATTGGTGCAGGTACAATGTGGTAAAGGTCAACTCCAAGGTTGTATAGGAAGAATCCTGAAAATAAAAGACCAGCTAGACCCAGGAAAACATATGCTAATGCCCCGATACTTTCTATAGCTGAAAGAAAATCGTGAGAAAGGTTAAAGGGACTTTCTTTGAGACCATATACGATTAAACAAAATATGAGTCCTGCTGCAATCATAGCTCCACCCTGAAATCCTCCTCCAGGAGTTATGTGTCCACCTAGAATGGTCAATACACCAAGACACATGACCACCATGGCTGCTGGAAACACAAATATTTTGAGTATGGTACTCATTTTATTTACCTCCTAATTGGGCTCTTCCACGCCCAAATACCAGTAAGACAGCAATAACAGCCGTTACCAATATGAGGGCTTCTCCAAGGGTGTCATATCCCCTCCAATCAAATACTACTACGGTTACCATATTGGGAGCTATGTTAGTGCCGACATAGTTATACAAGTAGCTTATACCTGGGTAGATGAGCTGTTTAAATTGATATGTTGATTGGAAGATGGTTACTGTGAATATAACCATTGCAAATCCCATGATAATATTTCTTATCCCTTCAGACATTTAAATTCCCCCAGTAAAACAGGGTGATTACTATTGCTAGTGCTATTACCATATAAAACATCATAAATGCCAGTGAATCGTTCTGTTCCTTTTTGAATTTTGGCATGAGTGGCATTGCTGTTAAAACTGTGAACAAAACCACCAATACCGCCACAATCATCAATACCTTGTTCACCAGCCGGAGCATTACTAGAGCCACCAGTATTGATGAAATTAGAGTTATTTCTGCAGTTAACATCGAGGAAGTCGATATGTTTGTCACTGGACTTTCATCTCCAACTCCTTGAATGTTCTTTATTTTTTTCACTATTAGGTCGTAGAGGTTCATAATATACCTCCTGCTAAGCTATTTGCCAATGGTTGCAGATAGCTGGTTGCAACTTGTGGGAACAAACCAAATATTAGACATACACCCAACAATACCAGCATGGCTATAATGGTTGCTTTTGGTATTTTTTCATGTTTTATTACTAGTTCATCAGGCATTGGTCGAAGGTAAACTGCATGGAAGGCCTTCATAAATGTCATGAATGTCACTATACTTAGGAGTATCATTATAACCCCTAACTCTGGAAGACCTGCCTTTATTGATCCCTGGATTAGCATTAGTTTACTCTGGAAAGCGTTTAGAAGAGGAACTCCTGCCATTGCAAATCCTCCTAAAAGCACCAGTAATGCTACCAGCGGGTTTTTAACCATCATTCCGCCCAGTTTACGAGTGTCACTGATTCCAGTTTGATATAATACTACACCAAATCCTAGGAATAAAAGTGCAGTTATCATTGCTTCGTTTACTGCTTGGAAAAGTCCTGCTGTTATCCCATAAGCAGTGCTCAGGCCTAGCCCTATTCCTATGTATCCCAGTTCTCCCACTGCTAAAAATCCGATCATTCGTTTAAGATCAGTTTGGAGTATGGCCATGGTAATGCCTAAAATCATTGCTAATAGTGATACTCCTAGGATAACCCATTGTGAGAAGGGCAAGTATGAAAATATTCTAAGGATAATAATTCCCATTGCAACGAATATAAAAACCGAAAAGGCTTGTATTAATGCAGCTCCACTGGGGAGGGCTTTACTGTATATGGCTGATTTTATAGTGTGGAATGGTGGTAGTCCAGATCCATACAGCCATCCGAATACAATTAAAGCACACGCCATTAGTATAACTGGATTCTGAGGGTCTACTAAGCCGTTTTTTAGTGAATAGATTATATCAGTAATATTTACATTTCCAGTTACTCCTAAAAGAAGTGCTATTCCTAATAAGAGTAACGGTGCTGCTATACTCCCAATTATCATGTATTTCAGGGCTGTTTCATAGTTCCCTTTTACATTAGATACCAAAACTATTCCTACAGTAGCTAAAGCTGCTATCTCAAAGAAAACATATAAGTTGAATATGTCATCTGTTAATATTACAGCAGTTACTGCTGCAACTCCCATAAACATCATATAGGCGTATACTCCCGACGGGCGGCGAGTTTCAAATAGCGAGACAAAAATTGCTAAAAGGGCCACTAACCCTAAAATAAACACAAATAACTGCTGTGCACTTTGGAATGAATAGGTTATAGCCGGGTGGAATGTGTTTAAAGCAGTTCCGGTTATGGTTGAAGGTAAATTATTGGCCAATGTTGGATTTTCTACTAATGGAACGTAACCACCAAAGAAATGTAAACCATAGTTAGCCAGTAAAGGCAATGCTGGTAAGGTTAAAGCCAACAGAATTGTTACAACCTTAATAGTCCGATCCTTTTTATGGAGTAAGTTTAAAAACAAAGCACATAATATCGGAACAATAACCATTAATGCTATTAGGAAGTTCAAACTATGACCTCCTTATTATCATTACAATCTCCGATTTGGATTTCCAATCCTGAAAGGAGGTTTATAATTTGTTTAGAATTGAACCAGAACATTTGACTACTCTCCCAGAATCTTGGATGCACTGAGGGATCCACGTTTTTTATAAAGTACTATTATAATTCCCAGCATCACTGCCATAGTACTGGCACCAATAACAATGCTGGTTAATACTAGAGCAAAAGGAAGGGGATAAGCAGAATTTTGTGCAAACCAGTCTGCTGCCATTCCTGGTAAGTATATGTAGACTATTCCACCTGCTTTGTATCCCATTGAGATCAAAAACAGGTTAACACCATCTCCAATGAAAGCTAGTCCAATGACCTTTTTGATTAAATTATCAAGGAAAACTGAAGCAAAAATTCCAATAACAACCAGTGCCACAGCTGTGAACAGTGAAGCTAATTGAACATCCATTATCATCTTTATTCCTCCACCCTGCGCGTTTTATAGACTGCCAAGGCAAAAAACACTGGAATAATAGCTGATCCTACAATAGCCTGGGTTAGGGCCACGTCCGGAGCCAGAAGGTACTGGTATAGGAAAGCTATGGAAGCTCCTGGAACTCCAGTTAGAATAGCTGCTTTTAGGAGATCTCTCTGCATTAGAGCTAGGACTGCTCCTAAAATTGTGATTATCATCAGTATGTATTCAATCATTGTTTATCCTCCCCATAGTAGAACCCATTGGCTATGGCGTGAGATGCAAAAGGAACCAGTATGAAGTAAGCTCCTGCTAGCAGTGGTTCTCCCAGAACCAGAAGGGCCAGAATGCAAGCAGCATCCGCCACCCCCAAAATATGTATTCTAGCATACAACACCCGTTCAAGGTCATCTTTAAATCTTAATATGCCTAAAGCTGCTAAAAGCACCAGAACAGCTGATGTTAGGAGTAAAACCGCTTTTATAATGGTAAAAATATCGTCCATTAAATATTCCCCCTTAAAACCCTGGCAAAGGCTATAGTTCCCACTGGCCCCAGAAGTACAAGGGCTAATGCTATATCTCTGCAGAAAGCTATTTGATAGAGGTTATTTACTAATATAAGAATTGTGGCCACTGCAATACTTAAACCTGCCAAACCAACCAAGCCCATTCCAATGGTTTTCCGGGTGGCTATGCGCACTGACGCAAGGGCATAAATGGCTAAAGCAGCCAGTAAAATATATTCAGATAATGTTAATATGTTCATTTTAACATCCTCATTCTAACATGCCTTTAATATAAGATTCAAATGGAATTATATCCTCTTTTTCTTTTGGAACGATTGTGGCAACCTTTATAACTTGATTTTCAGAGTCAAGATCTATGGAGAGTGTGCCCGGTGTAAGAGTGATACTGTTGGCCAAAACAGTCTGTGAAACTGGTCTTTTAAGAACTGTAGGTATTTCCACAATTATCGGGTCAACATTACCATTAACAGTTCGAATAGCAACATCTATGGTGGCCTTGATTATTTCCCATATTAATACAATAAAATAGGCGATTCCGTAGAATAT from the Methanobacterium sp. genome contains:
- a CDS encoding NADH-quinone oxidoreductase subunit B family protein, encoding MSLKSYSRGRAVHVMLVYTGGCNGCDIEIVNCILSPKFDAEQYKVFLTWNPREADVLVVTGPVTKYNEQPLREIYKAIPEPKAVVAAGACALMGGVYKNCHGDIPSEEISGPVDQIIPVDAKVPGCAVRPQDIVAGLVSALPLLLNAD
- a CDS encoding 4Fe-4S dicluster domain-containing protein, yielding MKNLVLIFLEGAYTNLKRILFASDRVTDMEVRNMILEGRVTPTEKVAKVSCIGCGGCKNVCPTEAIEMVDLDEPVELMEGLVKTQLPVLHSEKCVTCYYCHDFCPIYALFGEAGTIHPNDVGEIDLDISELMEKPVKISEDKIAYISQFLADNTIIRKRKD
- a CDS encoding 4Fe-4S binding protein, with the protein product MFLTTKKCKGSGECIKECPTGAIRMVEGKAFSCITCGACAEACPNRAISRNKYGGYVVDRAKCNACGVCELTCPVNNITIEDGVVKGICARCGICVPACPEKARVDAYDLIEDRQLKFLESLNLTIQPPIRSKKVDETAERISLVTDNDKCTLCRRCEYYCPTGAIIVDVEPPGKCTECRVCEDVCPVGAIENCTIDPEKCTLCLKCMKECPNQAIFVDDFQVKINKLDIWEKIEGKIVSCLNCGLCAEACEKGALQMIDGHLRYDPTLCEECETTPCIEACPVGTLRLSDEPERRIKGFCVSCGKCVKACDVNEARSIKKVTWDGSVSEDCISCGICAEVCPKEAITLHRGTIEVDTKKCVLCEKCAIHCPTNAIPTTTMHKKAIKEGFTFVQDKLCMNCKLCAKICPEEAIKEDDDGKMVVDDAKCIYCGACRNACPAKAILFEREFEVEP
- a CDS encoding energy-converting hydrogenase B subunit J, with product MIIYYGPLIFGFLLGFILGTRIRINSESGLKFNASVYLIFIIVAFIIAYLLGPFPYYKDIPLANGFLAAAIGIILGKLILGREKIPQKTQN
- a CDS encoding cation:proton antiporter (subunit B of antiporter complex involved in resistance to high concentrations of Na+, K+, Li+ and/or alkali), whose amino-acid sequence is MSTILKIFVFPAAMVVMCLGVLTILGGHITPGGGFQGGAMIAAGLIFCLIVYGLKESPFNLSHDFLSAIESIGALAYVFLGLAGLLFSGFFLYNLGVDLYHIVPAPIQAIFNYSDPTNAGIVPYLNFVVGLKVMVGLSAIVYAFLAFREYGEEAVDEPIEEIE
- a CDS encoding EhbH; this translates as MSEGIRNIIMGFAMVIFTVTIFQSTYQFKQLIYPGISYLYNYVGTNIAPNMVTVVVFDWRGYDTLGEALILVTAVIAVLLVFGRGRAQLGGK
- a CDS encoding energy-converting hydrogenase B subunit G, EhbG, coding for MNLYDLIVKKIKNIQGVGDESPVTNISTSSMLTAEITLISSILVALVMLRLVNKVLMIVAVLVVLFTVLTAMPLMPKFKKEQNDSLAFMMFYMVIALAIVITLFYWGNLNV
- the ehbF gene encoding energy conserving hydrogenase EhbF; amino-acid sequence: MNFLIALMVIVPILCALFLNLLHKKDRTIKVVTILLALTLPALPLLANYGLHFFGGYVPLVENPTLANNLPSTITGTALNTFHPAITYSFQSAQQLFVFILGLVALLAIFVSLFETRRPSGVYAYMMFMGVAAVTAVILTDDIFNLYVFFEIAALATVGIVLVSNVKGNYETALKYMIIGSIAAPLLLLGIALLLGVTGNVNITDIIYSLKNGLVDPQNPVILMACALIVFGWLYGSGLPPFHTIKSAIYSKALPSGAALIQAFSVFIFVAMGIIILRIFSYLPFSQWVILGVSLLAMILGITMAILQTDLKRMIGFLAVGELGYIGIGLGLSTAYGITAGLFQAVNEAMITALLFLGFGVVLYQTGISDTRKLGGMMVKNPLVALLVLLGGFAMAGVPLLNAFQSKLMLIQGSIKAGLPELGVIMILLSIVTFMTFMKAFHAVYLRPMPDELVIKHEKIPKATIIAMLVLLGVCLIFGLFPQVATSYLQPLANSLAGGIL
- a CDS encoding cation:proton antiporter subunit C, producing the protein MIMDVQLASLFTAVALVVIGIFASVFLDNLIKKVIGLAFIGDGVNLFLISMGYKAGGIVYIYLPGMAADWFAQNSAYPLPFALVLTSIVIGASTMAVMLGIIIVLYKKRGSLSASKILGE
- a CDS encoding DUF4040 domain-containing protein — translated: MIEYILMIITILGAVLALMQRDLLKAAILTGVPGASIAFLYQYLLAPDVALTQAIVGSAIIPVFFALAVYKTRRVEE
- a CDS encoding cation:proton antiporter (subunit G of antiporter complex involved in resistance to high concentrations of Na+, K+, Li+ and/or alkali), which codes for MDDIFTIIKAVLLLTSAVLVLLAALGILRFKDDLERVLYARIHILGVADAACILALLVLGEPLLAGAYFILVPFASHAIANGFYYGEDKQ
- a CDS encoding monovalent cation/H+ antiporter subunit E; translated protein: MFITRIFYGIAYFIVLIWEIIKATIDVAIRTVNGNVDPIIVEIPTVLKRPVSQTVLANSITLTPGTLSIDLDSENQVIKVATIVPKEKEDIIPFESYIKGMLE